The genomic stretch GCAAGAAATCTTGATCATCACCCCCACATCCATGTGGTCATGCCCGGAGCAAGCATCAACAAAAAACAGGGTTGTGGCATAAAAAGGGGGCTGAATACCTCTTTAACCACAAGGCCTTGGCAAAGGTTTTTCGGGCAAAGATGCTTACGGCCATAGTTGAGCAAGGCCTGAAACTGCCAAAGGATTGCCCGGAAAAGTGGGTTGTCGACTGCAAGAGCGTCGGCAACGGAGACAAGGCGATCATCTATCTCGGCAAATATCTCTACCGGGGCGTAATTCAGGAAAAGGATATCCTGAAGTGCGAAAACGGCATGGTTACCTTCAGGTATCTTCACGCCAAAACCGGCAAATACAGGTCCAGGGAGGTGACCGGAGAAGAATTCCTCTCTCTGCTCATGCTGCACGTCTTGCCCAAAGGGTTTCGCAGGGCACGCTGTTACGGTTTTCTGCATCCGTGCAGCAAAAAGCTCATCCGATTTCTCCAACTGGTGCTTAGGGTCAACCCGTTTACATTATTCAGTGCTGAGCAACCCAAAAAAGCTGCTATCATCTGCCCGAACTGCGGGGCGGAAATGAAAATCATTCGGACTAGGGTGAGGAAGCCGCCTCCTCTCCGGCCAGCTGTTTGCATCGCATAAGAATGGAGGTGTGCATGGTTATGTAACCCTGAAGCGACATCGCCAGCTTTCGAAAAAACCGGTTCAACCGGCGCTGGATACCTGTACTTAAAAAATACTATTTTTCACCGACTACAGCTTTATGCATAGGGAAAATCAATTTCAAAGATCAAATTCTCGGTTCCAAAACAGCCTTCCGGTCCATCTGTCTGACTAGGCAGCCTTCAGCCAAAAAAGATGTTTTCTATATAATGCCGGGCTTGTCCAACAAACGGTTCAGATTGTGGCTCGCTGCGCTCGCACAATCTAACCTTATTCGTTATGTGTTTTCAAATAAGGGGCTGTCCTAAATAATTTTCATTATCAAAGACAGCCCTTAAATTGTTTTAGATAGGAAATTGTTAACTATTGAGCGGCCCATCTTTTTTGGTATGCTGGACCGGGGATTCCTGTATGTTTTATATTAAAATGGCGCCCCCAAGCCCCATTATACTGAAGCCATTCGTTCCCTTCAGTAGGATGTTTTTTTGTTCCGACTATTTTTACCATTTTACTGGTATGCCAAATTTTTCCTTTTCCATCCGCAGAATCTATAAGACTAGACGGGCTTGCTGAGTGATATGATGCATGCGTACCTTTGGCACAAAAAACTAATGGATGCCCATCTTCCGAAAATTCTATATCTTCTTTATTAATCCAACCCCCACCAAGATGTTGGGAAAAATACATTTCTGTGATTTGCTGGCCGGATTTATCCAGTTTAACAGTGACATGTTCCCAGTCCGATTCGTGTGTTTCGGCTACTTTATGGTTTGATGGGTAAAACAACCAGTATTGGATTTCAATGGAATTATTTTTTTCAACGAAATTCGCATAACAGGGTACAGAATGTCTTTCTGGATCCTGGCCTTTTTTTACAGTGTCATTTTTGTTTTTTAGGTAAAAATTAGTACATTTATTGTCCCCTCCCTGGTGAATATCTCCTGAAAGAATTTTCTTTTGAAATGGCCACACACCCTTTTTCTCACAACAATTAATTAAAGTTTTTTTAATATTATTTTTATTCATTTTTCCGGCTTCATATATCGTTTTGTCAGGGCCTACTTGGTCCCATTTTAACGAAACATGTTCGAGATAATAGAAAACGGATGAACAAAAATACTCCTCTTTAGAGTCAAATCTAACCTCAGGTGCCCAGTTTTCTGCAATTTCTTGTTTGTTCATGAGTAGCCTCCTTAAAGTTTTTTTATACATAACGGGCGCTGTTGAGCCGCGAGACTCGCAGGCACAGAAGAGAAAGTGCTGTTTTTTCTTTTCCGTGCCGAGAATCGCAGTCGGTTCCAACGTGTTGGATAGGTGGAGCGCGTAGCGCGTAACCTGTTCAACTCGTTGGAGGAACTCGACAGCGCCCGATAGGATGGACCGCTGAAAGTGAGCTTGCGAGCGGAGCGGTCCATCCTATCAGTATTAATAAGTGGAAATTTGTCCTGCTATTGATCGTAATAGGTACCGCAGAAATCCACTTATTCAGATATTGACACGGTAAAAGTGGAATTTTTGTCCACTTATCAATTTCCACCTGCATCTTTCCTCTTATTATGATATACAGTAGCTAACATGGAAAATAAAAAGAGTAAACAAAAATTTCGTCCAAATCCGAAGCTTAAATTGATGGAGCAAGTTCATGAAGTTCTTCGCTATCATCATTATGCCTATAAGACAGAGCAGACATACAGTCAGTGGATACTCCGCTACATTCATTTTTTTGAGTGCAAGATTCATCCTGCCGAACTCGGGGCTGGCGATGTTGAACGCTTCCTCTCTCATCTTGCTGTGGAACGTAAAGTATCCGCATCTACCCAGCGTCAGGCCTTGAACGCCCTCGTTTTTCTTTACCGGGATGTTTTTGATATGCCCTTGGCTGAAAAAATTCAGCCCATCCGCTCAAAAAGAAAGCCCAACCTGCCCACCGTCCTTGGAGGAGAAGAAATACAGCGTTTTTTCCAGCAGATAAAGGGAACGCATGCTCTGATGGCTAAGCTCCTCTACGGTTCCGGGCTGCGTCTTATGGAGTGTGTGCGGTTACGGATTATGGATGTTGATTTTGATCGAAAACGGATTCGTATTTTGGGAAAAGGAGATAAGCAACGTAATACGATTCTCGCTGAACCTGTCGTTGCGGAACTGAGGGAGCATATTGATCGTGTGAAGCTTTTGCACCACAACGATTTGGAAACAGGCTTTGGTGAAGTGTATATCCCGGAGGCGTTGGCGCGTAAATATCCTGCCGCTGCACGGGAAACCCGCTGGCAGTATGTTTTTCCCTCCCAAAAACGATCTGTCGATCCACGCTCGGGACAAATACGACGTCATCACGTTATGGAGTCAGGTTTACAAAAAGCTGTCAAACGGGCAGCGCATAGAGCTGGAATTGACAAACGGGTCACCTGTCATACCTTGCGCCATAGCTTTGCCACAGCTATGCTGGAAAACGGCACCAATATTCGGGTGCTTCAGGAGCTTCTGGGCCACGCCGATGTGAAAACCACAGAAATATACACCCATGTTATGGATAAAGACATCTCTCGCCTGTCAAGTCCGCTGGAGAAGTTGAACATATAAAACAGCCTTTGATGTCTTGCTAACCAACAACCCTTTGTTTGCTCTTGTGAACCTTCTTGTATAAAGATAAGACTGTTCTGTAACAGCAAGTTATCCTGCGGAAGAAACCTGCTGAGGCTGGGGGAGAGAAAGAGTAAAACTAATCAACCCCTCCTTCGGCGGATCAAGCACAAGCCGCCCCTTATGGGCACGAGTGATTTCAAGGGTCAGGGATAGCTCCAGCCGGGAACCGGGCACCCGATCATTCCGTGATTGGTCAACCCGATAAAAGCGGTCAAAGACCCGTTGCCGATCTTTCGGCGGACAACCTGCCTGGAGTAACCGGGAATTAGCATTGACCATCAGGCCGGGCTGGATGCGCAGGGCCAGGGGCGCAGTCAGGAAAAAGCCGGTACGGTACTTTATAACACCTCGGGTAGAGCAGAGAAAATTATACCCCGATCCTCATCCAGCCGGTAAACGGTTCCGGCAAATATCCTTTTCCCGCCCTGAACCCTCCTGTCTCCTGTTCGAGCTGGCGAATTTCTTTCTTTATTTCTTTGGGCGGACAGGTGAAACGTGGTATCCTTGCTCCAATTCACGGAACTCATATTCAAGGCTGTATTTTTTAACCTGCAACCCTCATCGTAAAGGATCGTTCAATGCATTTGCAGCGTACTCGTTTCTTGCTTGTTTTTCTTATTTCCTTCTTCTTTTATATTCCTGGAAGTGTCATTTCATCTCCGGCCAAGGAGGCTTCAATTTCTTCCACAAAAATGTGCATCAGTAAGGGATGGCCCCACGAGCAAAGCGATCTTAAGCCTGACCCTTCGCTGATTTTCGGCACCCTGGAAAACGGGCTGCGCTATGTGATGATGCCCAATGATGAGCCTAAGGGCCGGGTTGCCATGTATCTTGATATCCAGTCTGGTTCCTTGCATGAAACCGATGAGCAGCGGGGGCTGGCCCATTATCTGGAACATATGCTCTTTGAAGGCAGCACCCATTATCCTCCCGGCACTTTGGTCGAATATTTTCAATCCATCGGGATGGAGCATGGTTCGGACAGCAATGCCCATACCTTTTATGACGAGACCGTGTATAAACTGCTTCTGCCGGACGGTAAGGAAAAGACCCTGAACGATGGTCTGGTGGTCCTGGCCGATTACGCAGGCGGCGCTCTGCTCCTGGAGGAAGAGGTGGATCAGGAACGGGGTGTTATCCTCGCGGAAAAACGAACCAGGGATTCTGCTTCGAGACGGGTGTCCCGAAAAAGTACCGAACAGGGGCTTGCAGGAGCTCTGATCGCTCAACGTGATATGATCGGTACGGACGAGGTGCTGAAGACGGCTGATTCGGCTTTGCTCAGGCAGTATTATGAACGCTGGTACCGACCCGATAATATGATTTTGGTCGCTGTAGGTGATACTGATCTCAGTCAGTTGGAAAAGCTGATCAAAAAACACTTTAGCGGGCTGAAGGCCAAAACACCTGTTCCACCTTGCCCGGATTTCGGTCGGGTCGCGGAAAGCGGGACCGAGGCCATCTATCTTTTTGAGACAGATCTTGGCTATACCGAGGTTTCCCTTGAATCTGTGTGGAATGTGGTCCCGACGCAACCGAGCAAGGCGGAAGGACTCCTTAATTTACAGAAATATGTTGCCGAGGTTATGATGGATAACCGCTTGCAGCATTTGATTAATCAGCCGAAGAGTCCCATGACCAGCGCAGGCTTTGCCAACGGCATTTTCCTCCGTCGCCTGGGTTATACCTCCATTGATGCCCGGACCTCAC from Candidatus Electrothrix communis encodes the following:
- a CDS encoding Vps62-related protein, with amino-acid sequence MNKQEIAENWAPEVRFDSKEEYFCSSVFYYLEHVSLKWDQVGPDKTIYEAGKMNKNNIKKTLINCCEKKGVWPFQKKILSGDIHQGGDNKCTNFYLKNKNDTVKKGQDPERHSVPCYANFVEKNNSIEIQYWLFYPSNHKVAETHESDWEHVTVKLDKSGQQITEMYFSQHLGGGWINKEDIEFSEDGHPLVFCAKGTHASYHSASPSSLIDSADGKGKIWHTSKMVKIVGTKKHPTEGNEWLQYNGAWGRHFNIKHTGIPGPAYQKRWAAQ
- a CDS encoding transposase yields the protein MAKVFRAKMLTAIVEQGLKLPKDCPEKWVVDCKSVGNGDKAIIYLGKYLYRGVIQEKDILKCENGMVTFRYLHAKTGKYRSREVTGEEFLSLLMLHVLPKGFRRARCYGFLHPCSKKLIRFLQLVLRVNPFTLFSAEQPKKAAIICPNCGAEMKIIRTRVRKPPPLRPAVCIA
- a CDS encoding integron integrase — translated: MEQVHEVLRYHHYAYKTEQTYSQWILRYIHFFECKIHPAELGAGDVERFLSHLAVERKVSASTQRQALNALVFLYRDVFDMPLAEKIQPIRSKRKPNLPTVLGGEEIQRFFQQIKGTHALMAKLLYGSGLRLMECVRLRIMDVDFDRKRIRILGKGDKQRNTILAEPVVAELREHIDRVKLLHHNDLETGFGEVYIPEALARKYPAAARETRWQYVFPSQKRSVDPRSGQIRRHHVMESGLQKAVKRAAHRAGIDKRVTCHTLRHSFATAMLENGTNIRVLQELLGHADVKTTEIYTHVMDKDISRLSSPLEKLNI